One genomic segment of Candidatus Polarisedimenticolaceae bacterium includes these proteins:
- a CDS encoding PilZ domain-containing protein, translated as MAAFWCPACGSDHEKPGDCPGDLRATGPERHGWRVAVETPHGIEAYGVLVAPSTDRWRARIVTYPNILWTIPGGSRTLKFVGASPQDAEARAVGFVEGHIKARGYRRRDALDGPTVGRIRAEARALANVGPARRKQRSLPIRFGSGPSLFTAMTGNVSESGMFVATLAPLDSGVALRVLVDLETGPVGLKGEVIWSRERIVLGRPVGMGVQLLAPPEAYREFVRELP; from the coding sequence ATGGCGGCCTTCTGGTGCCCGGCTTGCGGCTCCGATCATGAGAAGCCTGGCGATTGCCCCGGCGATCTCCGCGCGACCGGCCCGGAGCGTCACGGGTGGCGCGTCGCGGTCGAGACGCCGCACGGGATCGAGGCGTACGGGGTGCTCGTCGCGCCGTCGACCGATCGCTGGCGCGCGCGCATCGTCACCTATCCGAACATCCTGTGGACGATTCCCGGCGGTAGCCGCACGCTGAAGTTCGTCGGGGCGTCGCCTCAGGACGCAGAGGCTCGGGCCGTCGGATTCGTCGAGGGGCACATCAAGGCGCGCGGGTACCGCCGGCGCGACGCGCTCGACGGCCCGACCGTCGGACGGATCCGCGCGGAGGCACGCGCGCTCGCGAACGTCGGCCCTGCGCGCCGCAAGCAGCGTTCGCTCCCGATCCGATTCGGCTCCGGCCCGAGCCTCTTCACCGCGATGACCGGCAACGTCTCGGAGAGCGGGATGTTCGTCGCGACGCTGGCGCCGCTCGACTCGGGTGTCGCCCTGCGCGTCCTCGTCGATCTCGAGACGGGGCCGGTCGGCCTCAAGGGCGAGGTCATCTGGAGTCGCGAGCGCATCGTGCTCGGGCGTCCCGTCGGCATGGGGGTCCAGCTCCTGGCGCCGCCGGAGGCGTATCGGGAGTTCGTCAGGGAACTGCCGTAG
- a CDS encoding PilZ domain-containing protein, translating to MGMGMEGAVARWCGTCGTAHDGPRACPGSLPATGAERPAWRVQVETPRGHEAIGVLVAPSHDVWRARIVTFPNVLWTIPGGHGTIKFVGDTQEEAAAQAIAFIESHVQAKRLVRRDGLAPVGPEPMHTPLPTSPTAFSTARRKLTCLPVRWGHERARVRGVTVNVSLEGMFIGAIGPEDDGQSLLINLDLDGHTIPLRGLVMWSRERSEPGRPMGMGVRLSEPPVVYQSYVTALP from the coding sequence ATGGGCATGGGGATGGAGGGCGCCGTCGCGCGCTGGTGCGGGACCTGCGGCACGGCGCACGACGGGCCGCGCGCGTGTCCGGGGAGCTTGCCGGCGACGGGGGCCGAGCGCCCGGCGTGGCGCGTGCAAGTCGAGACGCCACGCGGCCACGAGGCGATCGGCGTGCTCGTCGCCCCGTCCCACGACGTGTGGCGCGCGCGAATCGTCACGTTCCCGAACGTGCTGTGGACGATTCCCGGCGGGCACGGGACGATCAAGTTCGTCGGCGACACCCAGGAGGAAGCCGCGGCGCAGGCGATCGCGTTCATCGAGTCGCACGTTCAGGCGAAGCGGCTCGTGCGCCGCGACGGGTTGGCGCCGGTCGGTCCCGAGCCGATGCACACGCCCCTCCCCACGTCCCCCACCGCGTTCTCGACGGCGCGCCGGAAGCTCACGTGCCTTCCGGTCCGGTGGGGCCACGAGCGCGCGCGCGTCCGCGGCGTCACGGTGAACGTCTCGCTCGAGGGGATGTTCATCGGCGCGATCGGCCCCGAGGACGACGGGCAGAGCCTCCTCATCAACCTCGACCTCGACGGCCACACGATCCCGCTTCGCGGCCTGGTCATGTGGAGCCGCGAGCGCTCGGAGCCGGGACGGCCGATGGGGATGGGCGTTCGCCTGTCCGAGCCGCCGGTGGTCTACCAGAGCTACGTCACCGCCCTGCCGTAG
- a CDS encoding amidohydrolase family protein encodes MRVSVSRLIVCALLFTPVAAKDDAWKVEDAHGPTHQVAFTTTEATWLPLDVHPDGTKIVASILGDLYLIPIGGGEAKRITSGPAYDAQPRFSPDGKWIAFASDRSGIENLWVCDLEGKQARQVSKEKDSTVNGPAWSPDGDYLVGRKRLTDASSLGTVELWMWHVRGGSGVQLTKKDEQPDAADPCFSKDGRFVYFSARDARYRYDRNVNEGIWQIKRFDRWNGQLVPVTGEFGGAAAPAISPDGASMAYVRRIRAVTVMDVMDLASGKMRQLASGLQRDNQEGFAFHGVFPGYAWTPDGKSIVTTADGKIWRYDAASGARTEIPFSAAVDQTVTASLHTPRRLGQSDVRARIIRWPVISPDGRLLVFSALGHLYAMDLPAGTPPVRVTTSKDLEYAPSFSRDGRKLTYVTWNDQEGGNVWTMPTSGAPPTKVTTVAGQYVNPSFSPDGSKIVYVAGSGASFRGEDLSDELWEEIRWVPASGGKSTYVIGAKNRGTNRRMTRPQFDAAGERIYYLEDDDAKGPNPPKSLLNSVKLDGTDKRTHLRWTRAEEASLSPDGKWVAFNEQYNAYVTALPSLGAQTVDIDLDGSALPLAKFTAEGGEWVNWADNGKTITWIWGPTFHRLAFDKAWPKPEDEAKKDEADKKADAKKSGDKKKDAKATEDAKKDDEEKLPESEAKEIVLTVPRDKPSGTVVYDGARIVTMKGDEVLERGTIVVTDDRIVSIGAKDKVKAPAGAKVVDVSGKTIIPGLFDEHAHLHYSTLDIFPERPWKYLANLAYGVTTTHDPSASNQEVFGQSEMVEAGLMTGPRIFSTGFILYGADLPGRAVIHSLKDAQHHLRRMKALGAFSVKSYMQPRREARQWIIKAARDEGMLVVPEGGGDQEMDMTFILDGHTTVEHALPYTPLRKDTVEFFAKSTTAYTPTLLVAYGGISGDKWFHQHYDLWKDDRLQMFVPQGIVDQLGRIRGIMATDPADWHHVDVAASAKDVLHAGGLVNLGAHGQMQGLGPHWEMWAFVQGGMTPLEALRVATHNPAVTLGLDQDLGSLEAGKFADFVVLDKNPLEDIHNSETVSLVVKNGRAYKPEDLKREK; translated from the coding sequence ATGCGCGTTTCCGTTTCCCGACTGATCGTCTGCGCTCTCCTGTTCACGCCCGTCGCCGCCAAGGACGACGCCTGGAAGGTCGAGGACGCCCACGGCCCGACGCACCAGGTCGCCTTCACGACGACCGAGGCGACGTGGCTGCCGCTCGACGTGCATCCCGACGGCACCAAGATCGTCGCGTCGATCCTGGGCGATCTCTACCTCATCCCCATCGGCGGCGGCGAGGCGAAGCGGATCACGAGCGGTCCCGCCTACGACGCCCAGCCGCGCTTCTCCCCCGACGGCAAGTGGATCGCGTTCGCGTCCGACCGCAGCGGCATCGAGAACCTGTGGGTCTGCGACCTCGAAGGGAAGCAGGCGCGCCAGGTCTCGAAGGAGAAGGACTCCACCGTCAACGGACCGGCCTGGTCGCCCGACGGCGACTACCTCGTCGGCCGCAAGCGCCTCACGGATGCCAGCTCGCTCGGAACCGTCGAGCTGTGGATGTGGCACGTCCGCGGCGGCTCCGGCGTGCAGCTCACGAAGAAGGACGAGCAGCCGGACGCGGCCGACCCGTGCTTCTCGAAGGACGGGCGGTTCGTCTACTTCTCGGCGCGCGACGCACGCTACCGTTACGACCGTAACGTCAACGAGGGGATCTGGCAGATCAAGCGATTCGATCGCTGGAACGGCCAGCTCGTTCCGGTCACCGGCGAGTTCGGCGGCGCCGCCGCCCCGGCGATCTCCCCCGACGGCGCGTCGATGGCCTACGTCCGCCGCATCCGGGCGGTGACGGTGATGGACGTCATGGACCTCGCGAGCGGCAAGATGCGGCAGCTCGCGAGCGGCCTCCAGCGCGACAACCAGGAGGGCTTCGCGTTCCACGGCGTCTTCCCCGGCTACGCCTGGACCCCCGACGGCAAGTCGATCGTGACGACCGCGGACGGCAAGATCTGGCGCTACGACGCCGCGAGCGGCGCGCGCACCGAGATCCCCTTCTCCGCCGCCGTCGACCAGACGGTGACCGCGTCGCTCCACACGCCGCGGCGCCTCGGCCAGAGCGACGTCCGTGCGCGGATCATCCGGTGGCCGGTCATCTCGCCCGACGGCAGGCTGCTCGTCTTCTCCGCCCTGGGACACCTCTACGCGATGGACCTCCCGGCGGGCACGCCTCCGGTCCGCGTCACGACGTCGAAGGACCTCGAGTACGCGCCGTCGTTCTCGCGCGACGGCCGGAAGCTGACCTACGTGACGTGGAACGACCAGGAGGGCGGCAACGTCTGGACGATGCCGACGAGCGGCGCGCCGCCGACCAAGGTCACCACCGTTGCCGGACAGTACGTGAACCCGTCGTTCTCCCCCGACGGCTCGAAGATCGTGTACGTCGCCGGCAGCGGCGCGTCGTTCCGCGGCGAAGACCTCTCGGACGAGCTGTGGGAGGAGATCCGCTGGGTCCCGGCGTCGGGCGGGAAATCGACCTACGTCATCGGTGCGAAGAATCGCGGCACGAACCGCCGCATGACGCGACCGCAGTTCGACGCCGCCGGCGAGCGGATCTACTACCTCGAGGACGACGACGCGAAGGGACCGAATCCGCCGAAGAGCCTCCTCAACTCGGTCAAGCTCGACGGGACCGACAAGCGCACTCATCTCCGCTGGACGCGCGCCGAGGAGGCGAGCCTCTCCCCCGACGGGAAGTGGGTCGCCTTCAACGAGCAGTACAACGCCTACGTCACCGCTCTGCCGTCGCTCGGCGCGCAGACGGTCGACATCGACCTCGACGGCTCGGCGCTCCCGCTCGCGAAGTTCACCGCGGAGGGTGGCGAGTGGGTGAACTGGGCGGACAACGGCAAGACGATCACGTGGATCTGGGGGCCGACCTTCCACCGCCTCGCCTTCGACAAGGCGTGGCCGAAGCCGGAGGACGAGGCCAAGAAGGACGAGGCCGACAAGAAGGCCGACGCGAAGAAGTCCGGCGACAAGAAGAAGGACGCGAAGGCGACGGAGGACGCGAAGAAGGACGACGAGGAGAAGCTCCCCGAGAGCGAGGCGAAGGAGATCGTCCTCACGGTGCCGCGCGACAAGCCTTCGGGGACGGTCGTCTACGACGGCGCGCGGATCGTCACGATGAAGGGCGACGAGGTCCTGGAGCGCGGCACGATCGTCGTCACGGACGACCGGATCGTGTCGATCGGCGCCAAGGACAAGGTGAAGGCCCCGGCGGGCGCCAAGGTCGTCGACGTCTCAGGGAAGACGATCATCCCCGGGCTCTTCGACGAGCACGCGCACCTGCACTACTCGACCCTCGACATCTTCCCCGAGCGTCCGTGGAAGTACCTCGCCAACCTCGCCTACGGTGTCACCACGACGCACGACCCGTCAGCGTCGAACCAGGAGGTCTTCGGCCAGAGCGAGATGGTCGAAGCCGGTCTCATGACCGGCCCCCGCATCTTCTCGACCGGCTTCATCCTCTACGGCGCCGATCTGCCGGGGCGCGCCGTCATCCACTCGCTCAAGGACGCGCAGCACCACCTCCGGCGCATGAAGGCGCTCGGGGCGTTCTCCGTGAAGTCGTACATGCAGCCCCGGCGCGAGGCACGGCAGTGGATCATCAAGGCGGCGCGCGACGAGGGGATGCTCGTGGTTCCCGAAGGCGGCGGCGACCAGGAGATGGACATGACGTTCATCCTGGACGGCCACACGACGGTCGAGCACGCGCTCCCCTACACGCCGCTCCGGAAGGACACCGTCGAGTTCTTCGCGAAGAGCACGACCGCCTATACGCCGACCCTCCTCGTCGCCTACGGCGGGATCTCCGGCGACAAGTGGTTCCACCAGCACTACGACCTCTGGAAGGACGATCGCCTCCAGATGTTCGTGCCGCAGGGAATCGTCGACCAGCTCGGCCGCATCCGCGGAATCATGGCGACCGACCCGGCCGACTGGCACCACGTCGACGTCGCCGCGTCGGCGAAGGACGTGCTCCACGCCGGCGGCCTCGTCAACCTCGGCGCCCACGGTCAGATGCAGGGCCTGGGACCGCACTGGGAGATGTGGGCGTTCGTGCAGGGCGGAATGACGCCTCTCGAGGCGCTCCGCGTCGCGACCCACAATCCCGCCGTGACGCTGGGGCTCGATCAGGACCTCGGCTCGCTGGAAGCGGGCAAATTCGCCGACTTCGTCGTCCTCGACAAGAACCCGCTCGAGGACATCCACAACTCCGAGACGGTGAGCCTCGTCGTGAAGAACGGCAGGGCTTACAAGCCGGAGGACCTCAAGCGCGAGAAATAG
- a CDS encoding response regulator — protein sequence MGTPEVTANDFRILVVDDEITVLEVMAEMLGSAGWTVDALSNPIEAVGKVKRNRYDAMVVDLYMPDLPGLLLHSKIKFIDRELWTRTIFVSGHFTSEELRRSLEGTPRFVPKPFKSEALLGTVGLALPESPRTKK from the coding sequence GTGGGCACCCCCGAGGTCACCGCGAACGACTTCCGAATCCTCGTCGTCGACGACGAGATCACCGTGCTCGAGGTCATGGCCGAGATGCTCGGAAGCGCGGGCTGGACCGTCGACGCGCTCTCGAATCCGATCGAGGCCGTCGGCAAGGTCAAGCGCAACCGCTACGACGCGATGGTCGTCGACCTCTACATGCCGGACCTGCCGGGCCTCCTCCTCCACTCGAAGATCAAATTCATCGATCGCGAGCTCTGGACGCGCACGATCTTCGTCTCGGGCCACTTCACGTCGGAGGAGCTGCGCCGCTCGCTCGAAGGAACGCCGCGCTTCGTGCCGAAGCCCTTCAAGAGCGAGGCGCTCCTCGGCACCGTGGGCCTGGCGCTCCCCGAATCGCCGCGCACGAAGAAATAG
- a CDS encoding PLP-dependent transferase translates to MKFETMAVHAADPDATTGDVAPPIHFATTFARDPGLVLIGDVQYAREGGPTHALLEAALARLDGGERAIVFSSGMAAGTSILQSLGSGDRVLLPDDAYYGFHVAGRDYLNRWGIETETVDMSDLSALARALDRPARIVWLESPSNPLLKVVDLAGAIALAKRAGAVTVVDNTFATPALQSPLALGADVTLQSATKYLGGHSDVMGGVLVFARRDDFAEQVAHARHILGAIANPFASWLVLRGVRTLALRMERHSANALAVARALERHPRVKAVHYPGLPSHPGHEIAARQMRAFGGMLSFRAAGGRDAAIAAVGRSRLFVRATSLGSVESLIEHRQTSEGKGSKAPPELIRLSVGLEHPDDLIADLQQALQ, encoded by the coding sequence ATGAAGTTCGAGACGATGGCGGTGCACGCCGCCGACCCGGATGCCACGACCGGCGACGTTGCGCCGCCGATCCATTTCGCGACCACGTTCGCCCGCGATCCCGGCCTCGTGCTCATCGGCGACGTCCAGTACGCGCGCGAGGGCGGCCCGACGCACGCTCTGCTCGAGGCGGCACTCGCGCGCCTGGACGGCGGCGAGCGGGCGATCGTTTTCTCGTCGGGGATGGCCGCCGGGACGTCGATTCTCCAGAGCCTCGGCTCCGGCGACCGCGTGCTCCTGCCCGACGACGCTTATTACGGTTTCCACGTTGCCGGGCGTGACTACTTGAATCGCTGGGGGATCGAGACCGAGACGGTCGACATGTCGGACCTGAGCGCGCTCGCGCGGGCCCTCGATCGCCCCGCGCGTATCGTGTGGCTCGAGAGCCCCAGCAACCCGCTCCTCAAGGTCGTCGACCTCGCCGGCGCGATCGCGCTCGCCAAGCGGGCCGGCGCCGTGACGGTGGTCGACAACACCTTCGCGACCCCGGCGCTCCAGAGCCCGCTGGCTCTCGGCGCCGACGTCACGCTGCAATCGGCGACGAAGTATCTCGGCGGCCACAGCGACGTCATGGGCGGCGTGCTCGTCTTCGCCCGGCGGGACGATTTCGCCGAGCAGGTCGCGCACGCGCGGCACATCCTCGGCGCGATCGCCAATCCGTTCGCGTCGTGGCTCGTGCTTCGCGGCGTGCGCACGCTCGCCCTCAGGATGGAGCGGCACTCGGCGAACGCGCTCGCCGTCGCGCGGGCGCTCGAGCGCCATCCGCGCGTGAAGGCGGTCCACTATCCGGGACTCCCCTCGCACCCCGGCCATGAGATCGCCGCGCGGCAGATGCGGGCCTTCGGGGGGATGCTGTCGTTCCGTGCCGCCGGCGGACGCGATGCCGCGATCGCCGCCGTCGGCCGCTCCCGCCTCTTCGTCCGCGCGACCTCCCTCGGCTCGGTCGAGAGCCTGATCGAGCACCGGCAGACGAGCGAGGGAAAAGGCTCGAAGGCGCCCCCCGAATTGATCCGGCTCTCGGTCGGGCTCGAGCATCCCGACGACCTCATCGCCGACCTCCAGCAGGCGCTCCAGTAG
- a CDS encoding DMT family transporter produces MTRASDGPWNHPVRARLAILAAAILFSSGGAAIKATSLTGWQVASFRSGVAALAVLLMLPAARRGWGVRPLVVGIGYAATMICFVLANKLTTSANTIFLQSTAPIYLVLIGPLVLREPIRRREVAFMAVLIVGLALFFIGREPVRITAPQPMQGNVIALLSGVFWALTIAGLRFVGRTGGPSGGAAASVVLGNLIACLVAMPFALPVGQIAFRDVAVVGFLGVFQIGLAYVFLTAGITHVGALEASLLLLAEPVLNPLWAWLVHGERPSAWSSAGGIVIVAATVAKSLYDARTAPQGGRASR; encoded by the coding sequence GTGACGCGCGCCTCCGACGGCCCCTGGAACCATCCGGTGCGCGCGCGCCTGGCGATCCTCGCAGCCGCGATCCTCTTCTCGTCGGGCGGCGCCGCCATCAAGGCGACGTCGCTCACCGGCTGGCAGGTCGCGTCGTTCCGTTCGGGGGTCGCCGCGCTCGCCGTCCTCCTCATGCTGCCCGCGGCGCGACGCGGATGGGGCGTGCGGCCTCTCGTCGTGGGCATCGGCTACGCCGCGACGATGATCTGCTTCGTCCTCGCGAACAAGCTCACGACGTCAGCGAACACGATCTTCCTGCAATCGACGGCGCCGATCTACCTCGTGCTCATCGGCCCGCTCGTCCTCCGCGAGCCGATCCGGCGGCGCGAGGTCGCGTTCATGGCGGTGCTCATCGTCGGCCTCGCCCTATTCTTCATCGGGCGCGAGCCGGTCAGGATCACGGCGCCGCAGCCGATGCAGGGCAACGTGATCGCGCTCCTGTCGGGAGTCTTCTGGGCCCTTACGATCGCCGGCCTCCGCTTCGTCGGGAGAACGGGAGGGCCGTCAGGCGGCGCCGCCGCATCGGTCGTCCTGGGGAACCTCATCGCGTGCCTCGTCGCGATGCCGTTCGCGCTCCCCGTCGGCCAGATCGCCTTCCGCGACGTCGCGGTCGTCGGCTTCCTGGGCGTCTTCCAGATCGGGCTGGCCTACGTTTTCCTGACCGCCGGGATCACGCACGTCGGCGCGCTCGAGGCGTCGCTCCTGCTCCTCGCCGAGCCGGTGCTCAATCCGCTCTGGGCATGGCTCGTCCACGGCGAGCGCCCGTCGGCGTGGTCGTCGGCGGGCGGGATCGTGATCGTGGCGGCGACGGTGGCGAAATCGCTCTACGATGCGCGCACCGCGCCCCAGGGTGGGAGGGCCTCACGATGA
- a CDS encoding class I SAM-dependent methyltransferase, with protein sequence MTEPGPRFDGNVPAFYDRFMGPFFFDPFAKETARRVAATSPSIVLEIACGTGIVTRRLRQALPPASQIVATDLNQPMLDYARARLMGADVHWRTADAQELPFKNGAFDAVVCQFGLMFVPDKEAAFREARRVIRPGGALVLATWCSLDDNPPARIASETLERLFPDDPPRFLDIPHGMHDPVVLDRLARGAGFDTVAVERVDLEASAPSARHVATGLARGTPLAGLLTDRGADFDQVIDAFARGMRDGEGAVPYSAPVAALILTAT encoded by the coding sequence ATGACCGAGCCCGGCCCGCGCTTCGACGGCAACGTTCCGGCGTTCTACGACCGGTTCATGGGGCCGTTCTTCTTCGACCCGTTCGCGAAGGAAACGGCGCGCCGGGTCGCCGCCACGTCGCCGTCCATCGTCCTCGAGATCGCGTGCGGAACGGGGATCGTCACGCGGCGGCTCCGGCAGGCGCTCCCACCGGCATCTCAGATCGTCGCGACCGATCTCAATCAGCCGATGCTCGATTACGCGCGCGCGCGGCTCATGGGCGCCGACGTCCACTGGAGAACCGCCGACGCGCAAGAGCTGCCCTTCAAGAACGGCGCGTTCGACGCGGTCGTCTGCCAGTTCGGTCTGATGTTCGTTCCGGACAAGGAGGCGGCATTCCGCGAGGCGCGCCGGGTCATCCGGCCGGGCGGCGCGCTCGTGCTCGCGACCTGGTGCTCGCTCGACGACAACCCGCCGGCGAGGATCGCGTCGGAGACGCTCGAGCGCCTCTTTCCGGACGATCCGCCGAGGTTCCTCGACATCCCCCACGGGATGCACGACCCGGTCGTGCTCGACCGGCTCGCCCGCGGCGCCGGATTCGATACGGTCGCGGTCGAGCGCGTTGACCTCGAAGCGAGCGCGCCGTCGGCCCGGCACGTCGCGACCGGCCTCGCTCGGGGCACGCCGCTCGCCGGCCTCCTCACCGACCGTGGCGCCGATTTCGACCAGGTGATCGACGCCTTCGCGCGCGGCATGCGTGACGGGGAGGGCGCGGTCCCCTACTCCGCCCCGGTGGCGGCCCTCATCCTGACCGCGACGTAG